Proteins found in one Saccharomyces kudriavzevii IFO 1802 strain IFO1802 genome assembly, chromosome: 11 genomic segment:
- the APL2 gene encoding Apl2p (similar to Saccharomyces cerevisiae APL2 (YKL135C); ancestral locus Anc_2.430), with translation MPPLDKRIKKFLKDSVRIAPKISNKGELGELRTGLVSQYPQTRKDAIKKTIQQMTLGKDVSSLFPDILKNIATIDVEQKKLVYLYVMNYAETHPELCILAVNTFITDAQDPNPLIRCMAIRTMSMIRVDKILEYIETPLRRTLHDDNAYVRKTAVICVAKLFQLNKELCVEFGVVEDLINALDDSNPLVIANATAALIEIHNMDVNAVELSSLIQSHVSQFLLALNECTEWARITILGTLSEYTAKDSLEAQDIIDRVTAHLQHVNPAVVLATIKVIVRNLPQIEYSSNSLIMKRLSSAFVSLMSTPPEMQYVALKNIRIILEKYPELLTKELRIFYIKFNDPLYVKLEKIDILVRLVDPSNLKQCTLLLTELKEYAMEYEPEFVSRAIQALSQLGIKYAEESFVIKVLDILLELLERQDTIKDDCCISLCDLLRHCPENDKMAKQVCAVFNSWQNPEVLLQSDIAKCNFVWLLGQHPNNFSNLESKINIFIENFVQEEALTQMSLLMTVVRLHNSLTGTLLQNILELATQQTHELDVRDMAMMYWRCLSMPNSEDLINDLCQSKLPVISNTLEKFSPEVLEKLLMEMGTISSIYFKPDSNRRKGRKYTQNIVKGKHIEELESMAKDEITNKANDDVLLDFDDRDDATNTNAAMLNNSNALRDLDDLFDFQSSEDTTQINTNGFKTVQGLKNLKLGDKSNTISSNAKKGSEVSNNNTVSQDLLDLF, from the coding sequence ATGCCGCCACTGGATAAGAGgatcaagaaattcttAAAGGACTCCGTTCGAATCGCGCCTAAAATATCCAATAAGGGTGAATTAGGTGAATTACGGACTGGTTTAGTCTCCCAGTACCCACAAACTCGGAAAGATGCgatcaagaaaacaatCCAACAAATGACGTTGGGAAAGGATGtttcttcactttttcCTGATATCTTAAAGAACATTGCCACTATTGATGttgagcaaaaaaaattggtctATCTTTATGTGATGAATTATGCTGAAACACATCCCGAGTTATGCATCCTTGCCGTTAATACATTCATTACCGATGCACAAGATCCCAATCCCTTAATTCGTTGCATGGCAATTAGAACAATGTCAATGATAAGGGTCGACAAAATTTTAGAGTACATTGAAACTCCCCTTCGTCGTACTTTGCATGACGATAATGCGTATGTACGGAAAACAGCGGTGATATGTGTCGCAaaacttttccaattgAATAAGGAGTTATGTGTTGAGTTTGGTGTCGTTGAAGACTTGATTAATGCTTTAGATGACTCAAATCCTCTTGTTATTGCAAATGCAACAGCGGCATTAATTGAGATTCACAACATGGATGTGAATGCCGTCGAACTTTCAAGTTTGATTCAGTCGCACGTGTCACAGTTTCTGCTAGCATTAAATGAATGTACCGAATGGGCGAGGATTACCATACTGGGGACGCTGTCTGAATACACCGCTAAAGATTCTTTAGAGGCACAGGATATCATTGATAGAGTGACTGCGCATTTACAGCACGTCAACCCAGCGGTTGTCCTGGCAACTATAAAGGTGATCGTAAGAAACTTACCGCAAATTGAATATTCCTCAAATAGTctgataatgaaaagattgTCATCTGCTTTTGTATCTCTGATGTCGACGCCGCCTGAGATGCAATATGTGGctttaaaaaatatcagaATAATACTGGAAAAGTATCCAGAGCTATTGACCAAAGAGTTgagaatattttatataaagTTCAACGATCCACTTTACGTTAAGTTGGAGAAAATCGATATTCTGGTAAGACTAGTTGACCCTTCTAATTTGAAACAGTGTACTTTATTATTAACTGAGTTGAAAGAATATGCAATGGAATATGAACCTGAGTTTGTCTCGAGAGCTATTCAAGCTCTGTCTCAGTTAGGTATTAAGTACGCAGAAGAATCATTTGTTATTAAGGTTTTGGATATTCTTTTAGAGTTGCTAGAAAGACAAGATACAATAAAAGACGACTGTTGTATATCATTATGTGATTTATTAAGGCATTGTCCCGAAAACGATAAGATGGCCAAGCAGGTTTGTGCGGTATTTAATAGTTGGCAAAATCCAGAAGTTTTGTTGCAGTCAGATATTGCAAAGTGTAACTTTGTGTGGCTGTTAGGACAACATCcaaacaatttttccaatttagAGTCAAAAATCAATATCTTTATAGAAAATTTTGTCCAAGAGGAAGCTCTGACGCAGATGTCCTTGTTGATGACAGTAGTCAGACTTCATAATTCTTTGACAGGCACCTTGCTACAAAATATTCTGGAATTGGCTACACAACAGACACATGAACTAGATGTCCGAGATATGGCAATGATGTATTGGAGATGTCTTTCAATGCCAAATTCTGAAGACTTAATTAATGACTTATGCCAAAGTAAACTCCCCGTGATTTCCAATACACTTGAGAAATTTTCACCTGAAGTACTAGAGAAATTACTAATGGAGATGGGTACTATAAGTTCTATCTATTTCAAGCCTGACtcaaacagaagaaaaggcaGGAAATATACTCAGAATATTGTTAAAGGGAAACATATAGAGGAACTAGAAAGCATGGcaaaagatgaaattaCTAACAAGGCAAATGATGATGTGCTGTTGGATTTCGATGATAGGGATGATGCAACGAACACCAATGCAGCAATGCTGAATAATTCCAACGCTTTGCGCGATTTAGATGACTTGTTCGACTTCCAATCTTCTGAGGATACTACACAAATAAACACGAACGGTTTCAAGACTGTTCAAGGGTTGAAGAACTTGAAACTAGGTGACAAATCAAACACTATATCTTCCAACGCTAAAAAGGGTTCTGAGGTTTCGAACAACAATACAGTGTCACAGGATCTGCTTGAtctgttttga
- the RMA1 gene encoding putative tetrahydrofolate synthase (similar to Saccharomyces cerevisiae RMA1 (YKL132C) and FOL3 (YMR113W); ancestral locus Anc_2.435): MNDISGRQTFPRIKRLLECVGNPQNNLRILHIAGTNGRETISTFLTSILQHPKPQRQKALVGRYTTSFLLNAKETIRINNEAISLTEYSEIERQLKELDKSFNLRCSNLDLLTSVALVYFAKKNCQWCIMETGLSGKWDPASIITGKNRICCAITNVGISDESFLCNLLSQSIGGHSEKGVCSTPFAVLDGSNDEAVRNIIKKKCNDVGCRLKITDPSLNDCNVRTDSWGTLGIHHLPYNEEEYQIFNLRVAIAILDFLNMEKKVCISKDQLSKGLVSVDWPRSLHRLDYCYEFNSGKTIALLLDNANNAKAAQNLATHLRAKYEDTPLTFVIAITTGKKVPPLLDPLIRPQDHVIVTRFGSVVGMPWVQSLEPTHLFTFIKDRYTRNVDMQPDLQSVWTSLETSGLKTIVPVIVCGSLYLCKELLRLHNCHLPV, encoded by the coding sequence ATGAATGACATAAGTGGAAGGCAAACTTTCCCTCGAATAAAACGTCTGTTGGAGTGCGTTGGAAACCCTCAAAATAATTTGAGAATTCTCCATATAGCGGGAACCAATGGTAGGGAGACTATATCTACGTTTTTAACATCCATATTACAGCATCCGAAACCACAGCGGCAGAAGGCCTTGGTTGGTAGATATACTACATCTTTTTTACTCAATGCTAAAGAGACTATTAGGATCAATAATGAAGCCATTTCCCTTACCGAATACTCTGAGATTGAGAGGCAACTCAAAGAATTAGACAAATCTTTTAATTTACGATGTAGCAATCTTGACCTGCTAACAAGTGTGGCATTGGTATAttttgccaagaaaaaCTGTCAGTGGTGCATAATGGAAACTGGATTATCTGGGAAATGGGATCCTGCAAGTATAATTACCGGCAAAAACAGGATCTGTTGTGCCATAACCAACGTTGGTATTAGTGATGAATCGTTTTTATGTAATCTTTTATCTCAAAGTATCGGCGGCCACTCAGAGAAAGGCGTTTGTTCTACACCATTCGCGGTATTAGATGGGTCTAACGACGAAGCTGTACGAAACataataaagaagaaatgcAACGACGTAGGATGTAGATTGAAAATCACAGATCCTTCCCTTAATGATTGTAATGTACGTACTGACTCGTGGGGCACACTTGGAATTCATCACTTACCGTATAATGAAGAGGAATAtcaaatattcaatttgAGGGTTGCAATTGCAATTTtggatttcttgaatatggaaaaaaaggtctGTATCTCGAAGGATCAATTATCCAAGGGTTTAGTATCCGTCGATTGGCCGAGAAGCCTACATCGATTAGATTATTGCTATGAATTTAATAGTGGAAAAACGATAGCATTACTGCTGGATAACGCAAATAATGCGAAAGCAGCTCAGAATTTGGCCACACATTTAAGAGCAAAATATGAAGACACACCGTTGACGTTTGTTATTGCTATAACTACCGGAAAGAAGGTACCCCCCTTGCTTGATCCGTTGATACGTCCGCAGGATCATGTGATAGTGACTAGATTTGGATCTGTGGTTGGTATGCCGTGGGTCCAATCTTTAGAACCAACACATCTTTTTACATTCATCAAAGATCGGTATACAAGGAACGTTGACATGCAGCCAGATCTTCAAAGCGTTTGGACTTCCCTTGAAACAAGTGGGTTAAAAACAATAGTTCCCGTAATTGTGTGCGGATCATTGTATCTTTGTAAAGAGTTATTGCGTTTACACAATTGCCATTTGCCAGTATGA
- the SHE2 gene encoding She2p (similar to Saccharomyces cerevisiae SHE2 (YKL130C); ancestral locus Anc_2.438) gives MRTDKDIKVSPEICELIEQILGLLSRYLSSYIHVLNKFISHLRRVATLRFERTTLIKFVKKLRFYNDCVLNYNAEDLHEGKDELDLSTNSLDKVVLPVASMFVKCVETFDLLNYYLTQSLQKEIISKTLNEDLTLTAESILAIDDSYNHFVKFSQWMIESLCRGSNLLDIEVVQFAIKCADEDGTNTGETDNIFLQEILPVDSEEEFQTLSAAWHSILESKLNTLDEEFDVVAAKWHDKFGKLKN, from the coding sequence ATGAGGACAGACAAAGATATAAAGGTTTCTCCTGAAATCTGTGAGTTAATTGAGCAGATATTAGGCCTGCTTTCCCGGTATCTCTCATCTTATATTCATGTTTTAAACAAGTTCATTAGTCATTTGCGAAGGGTTGCCACCTTACGATTTGAGAGAACTACATTGATCAAATTTgtcaagaaattgagattTTACAATGATTGTGTATTAAACTACAATGCAGAGGACCTTCATGAAGGTAAAGACGAATTAGATCTGAGTACGAACTCGCTCGATAAGGTCGTCCTACCAGTAGCTTCAATGTTCGTAAAATGTGTCGAAACATTTGACTTACTAAACTATTATCTAACACAATCATTACAGAAGGAAATTATATCCAAGACTTTGAATGAGGATCTTACACTAACGGCAGAGTCAATATTAGCTATTGACGACAGTTATAATCATTTTGTGAAGTTTTCTCAGTGGATGATTGAGTCATTGTGCAGAGGAAGCAATCTTCTAGATATAGAGGTTGTTCAATTCGCCATCAAATGTGCTGATGAGGACGGTACAAATACTGGAGAAACTGACAATATCTTTTTACAGGAAATTCTTCCCGTCGATTCGGAAGAGGAATTTCAGACCTTGTCAGCTGCTTGGCATTCTATTTTAGAAAGCAAACTAAATACCTTGGACGAAGAGTTCGATGTCGTTGCCGCCAAGTGGCATGACAAATTTGGcaagctgaaaaattga
- the OCT1 gene encoding metalloendopeptidase (similar to Saccharomyces cerevisiae OCT1 (YKL134C); ancestral locus Anc_2.432) produces the protein MLHMIFLKKGFNALIPSFSRQNKLLRSFATAGAVSRIGPKSIKEIFDDNSYWRSINSQDSNNSKIAQYLFKKNKTGLFKNPYLTSPDGLRKFSQVSLKQAQTLLEKMRNDSTESGKLSYIINLDRLSDTLCRVIDLCEFIRSTHPDDKFVKAAQDCHEQMFEFMNVLNTDVSLCNILKSVLNSPEVSSKLSDEELKVGKILLDDFEKSGIYMNPDVREKFIELSQEISLIGQEFINHTDYPGSNSVKIPCKDLDNGNVSAFLLKQLNKDVKGQNYKIPTFGYAAYALLKSCEKEEVRKKLWTALHSCSDKQIKRLSHLIKLRAILANLMNKESYAEYQLEGKMAKNPKDVQDFILTLMNGTIDKTANELKFIAELKTKDLKKPLATKTDDILRLVRPWDRDYYTGKYLQLNPSDAPNAKEISYYFTLGNVIEGLSDLFQHIYGIRLEPEIADEGETWSPDVRRLNVISEEEGIIGIIYCDLFERNGKTSNPAHFTVCCSRQIYPNETDFSTIQVGENPDGSYFQLPVISLVCNFAPIPIASKKTLCFLQLSEVETLFHEMGHAMHSMLGRTHMQNISGTRCATDFVELPSILMEHFAKDIRILTKISKHYETGETIQAGMLQSFMRTTNFLQNCETYSQAKMAMLDQSFHDEEIISDIDNFDIVKNYQALERRLKVLVDDQSNWCGRFGHLFGYGATYYSYLFDRTIASKIWYALFEDDPYSRKNGDKFKKHLLKWGGLKDPWKCIADVLECPMLEKGGSEAMEFIAQSHKN, from the coding sequence ATGCTGCacatgatatttttgaaaaaagggTTCAATGCCTTGATACCGTCGTTTTCTCGCCAAAATAAATTACTCAGGTCATTTGCCACAGCTGGTGCGGTCTCTAGAATTGGTCCAAAAAGCATCAAGGAGATTTTCGATGACAATTCATACTGGAGGAGCATCAATAGTCAGGatagtaataatagtaaAATCGCACAATatctcttcaaaaaaaataaaaccgGACTTTTCAAGAACCCTTATTTGACTTCACCAGACGGTTTACGTAAATTTAGCCAGGTCTCTCTGAAGCAAGCACAGACTCTACTCGAAAAAATGAGGAATGACTCTACCGAAAGCGGCAAGTTAAGTTATATCATAAATTTGGACAGATTGAGTGACACATTATGTCGCGTGATCGATTTATGTGAGTTCATTAGGTCAACACATCCAGATGATAAATTCGTTAAAGCAGCCCAGGATTGCCACGAACAGATGTTTGAATTCATGAATGTGTTGAACACTGATGTATCATTGTGTAACATACTAAAGTCAGTCTTGAACAGCCCCGAGGTGTCATCGAAATTAAGTGATGAAGAGCTTAAAGTTGGTAAAATCTTATTGgatgattttgagaaaTCAGGAATTTATATGAATCCCGATGtgagagaaaaatttatcgAGTTATCACAAGAAATAAGTTTGATAGGTCAAGAGTTTATTAACCATACAGATTATCCTGGTTCAAATTCTGTGAAAATACCATGTAAAGATCTCGATAATGGCAATGTAAGTGCATTTCTATTAAAGCAATTAAACAAGGATGTGAAGGGTCAAAACTATAAGATACCCACCTTTGGTTATGCAGCTTACGCATTATTAAAAAGTTGCGAAAAGGAAGAGGtaagaaagaaactatGGACCGCACTACACAGTTGTTCTGAcaaacaaatcaaaagattGAGCCATTTAATCAAATTGAGGGCAATTTTAGCTAACTTGatgaacaaagaaagcTATGCAGAATATCAATTAGAAGGTAAGATGGCAAAGAATCCTAAAGATGTACAAGATTTCATTCTGACGCTGATGAATGGTACTATTGATAAAACTGCAAATGAACTAAAATTTATAGCTGAGCTCAAAACTAAAGATCTCAAGAAGCCACTAGCCACGAAAACAGACGATATTTTGAGACTCGTGAGGCCCTGGGATAGGGATTACTATACCGGCAAATACTTACAACTTAATCCTTCAGATGCACCTAATGCCAAAGAGATAAGCTACTATTTCACGTTAGGAAATGTGATCGAGGGCTTGTCCGATTTGTTTCAGCATATATATGGTATTAGACTCGAGCCAGAAATTGCTGACGAGGGCGAAACATGGTCACCGGACGTGAGAAGATTAAATGTAATATCTGAAGAGGAGGGAATTATTGGCATTATCTATTGTGATTTATTcgaaagaaatggaaaaacttcaaatccGGCACATTTTACTGTTTGCTGTTCCAGGCAAATATATCCTAATGAAACTGACTTTTCGACTATTCAAGTCGGTGAGAACCCTGATGGTTCTTATTTTCAGTTACCAGTTATCTCACTCGTGTGCAATTTTGCCCCAATACCGATCGCTTCTAAGAAAACTCTGTGTTTTTTACAGCTTAGTGAAGTTGAAACTCTTTTTCATGAGATGGGACATGCAATGCATTCTATGTTAGGAAGAACTCACATGCAGAACATAAGTGGTACAAGGTGCGCCACtgattttgttgaattACCAAGTATCCTGATGGAACACTTTGCTAAGGACATACGAATTTTGACAAAGATTAGCAAGCATTACGAGACCGGAGAAACTATTCAGGCAGGTATGTTGCAGAGCTTCATGAGAACGaccaattttcttcaaaattgtgAAACGTATTCGCAAGCAAAAATGGCGATGCTAGACCAATCATTtcatgatgaagaaattatcTCTGAtattgataattttgaCATTGTTAAAAATTACCAAGCGTTAGAACGACGTTTAAAGGTTTTGGTCGATGATCAAAGTAATTGGTGCGGACGATTTGGTCATCTATTTGGATACGGGGCAACTTATTACAGCTACTTGTTTGATAGGACAATAGCCTCTAAAATTTGGTACGCCTTGTTCGAAGATGATCCATATAGTCGAAAAAATGGTGATAAATTTAAAAAGCATTTATTGAAGTGGGGTGGGCTGAAGGACCCTTGGAAATGCATCGCCGATGTTCTAGAATGTCCTATGCTAGAAAAGGGCGGTAGTGAGGCAATGGAGTTTATTGCGCAGTCTCATAAAAATTAA
- the RCI50 gene encoding Rci50p (similar to Saccharomyces cerevisiae YKL133C and MGR3 (YMR115W); ancestral locus Anc_2.433) — translation MWKCLHLPFKHEWATKQPGVANLVTKGRPDLCHTSRQQSLLGAPFRKRSKFQNWALSTAFVSFVIFNVWWVYWPHHTFPKPVAKILRKGLHSEIKKEGADFEKSLQYYLEALEECKAGKMDSLSDEYTGIEIKIGEMYEKLNLLDDATTLYLGMLKRFYHLLSKPTDFSTEKRFMLLKRDLQILIRFIEINKDSQTNITLLTIHLLLAQQEFLNNSPEIRAILSEPKIQDNQQPDWKNFKGLSLIGKSRADYQKYLSLKKKQVLKIREPEDEQNVFVKELLTARELYTQYCLTKNNITGALNSKITTMEWMLLTNSPLDQVLLAQAELGSIFYLNSEKFEGSLYSMDKEYHEKPENLEFIRSKLKDNQNACLQYSADCYKSIISFAHENQYPKSATNSEMDKGILKALSLSHYGVGVINLHKGRLKTSKVQLKTAIRISEMIHFNELIKEANSELKKIDDKLV, via the coding sequence ATGTGGAAGTGCCTGCATCTACCATTTAAACATGAGTGGGCCACAAAACAGCCCGGCGTCGCTAACTTAGTTACCAAAGGTCGGCCCGACTTATGCCATACTTCAAGGCAACAGAGTCTATTAGGGGCGCCATTCAGGAAGAGAAGCAAATTTCAGAACTGGGCTTTATCTACAGCTTTTGTAAGTTTTGTTATATTTAATGTATGGTGGGTTTATTGGCCACATCACACTTTTCCCAAGCCTGTGGCTAAAATATTGAGGAAGGGGTTACACTcagaaataaagaaagaaggtGCGGATTTCGAAAAAAGTCTTCAGTACTACCTTGAAGCTCTGGAAGAATGCAAAGCTGGAAAGATGGATTCTCTCTCGGACGAATATACTGGtattgaaatcaaaatcgGGGAAATGTACGAGAAGTTGAATCTACTTGATGATGCAACAACTTTGTATTTAggaatgttgaaaagattCTACCATCTACTGAGCAAACCTACTGATTTCTCGACTGAAAAAAGATTCATGTTACTAAAAAGGGATCTCCAAATCTTGATAAGATTCAttgaaataaataaagaCTCTCAAACAAATATAACTTTACTGAcaattcatcttcttttggctcaacaagaatttttgaataactCACCGGAGATAAGAGCGATTCTTAGTGaaccaaaaattcaagacAATCAACAACCTGACTGGAAAAACTTTAAAGGACTTTCGTTAATTGGCAAATCTAGAGCTGACTATCAAAAATACTTAagcttaaaaaaaaaacaggtTTTAAAGATAAGGGAACCTGAAGACGAACAAAACGTCTTTGTGAAAGAGCTTTTAACTGCAAGAGAGCTATACACCCAATACTGTCTCACGAAGAATAATATTACCGGGGCTTTGAATAGCAAAATAACAACAATGGAATGGATGCTACTAACTAATAGTCCCCTTGATCAAGTCTTGCTCGCTCAGGCAGAGCTCGGGTCCATCTTTTATCTGAATTCGGAGAAGTTCGAAGGAAGTTTATATAGTATGGACAAAGAATACCACGAAAAACCAGAAAATCTAGAATTTATCCGGTCCAAGTTGAAGGACAATCAAAATGCTTGCCTACAATATTCCGCTGATTGCTATAAAAGCATCATCAGTTTTGCTCATGAAAATCAATATCCAAAAAGCGCGACAAATAGTGAAATGGATAAGGGAATACTTAAAGCATTGTCCCTTTCTCATTATGGTGTTGGTGTAATAAATTTGCATAAGGGACGTTTAAAGACCTCCAAAGTCCAACTAAAAACGGCCATTCGCATTTCAGAGATGATACATTTTAATGAACTCATTAAGGAAGCTAATTCCGAACTTAAGAAAATTGACGATAAACTAGTGTAA